From a single Rosa rugosa chromosome 7, drRosRugo1.1, whole genome shotgun sequence genomic region:
- the LOC133722361 gene encoding vesicle-associated protein 2-2-like has protein sequence MMNSIVEIHPKELKFVVELKKQSSCSIRLTNTSDHHVAFKVKTTSPKKYCVRPNVGVILPKSACEFSVTMQAQKTALPDMDCRDKFLIQSTIVSSGTTDANITASMFAKDEGKYVEEKKLRVILFSPPDSPILSPIKVDLKQGQGNEASILNDQVFGGVETLPQHKMVTKDVKFRVVNSEESKPSKDTEVKPAKHVELKLRKEEELKPAKAVELKLPKYEEVKAIKDVESRPTYATDVEPARDVVELEPAKDMELKPAKNVELKPSEDLLLKLAKEQEADKAQVVENLKLVKDIEEMKSKLLELELKLSQAEVTISKLTEERSSSIQEIKDLQKQLGHLSKGGVQRVEFPLLFGCTVALFSVLLVTAIAVKSLCMKVVSSL, from the exons ATGATGAATTCAATTGTGGAGATTCATCCCAAAGAATTGAAGTTCGTAG TTGAGTTGAAGAAGCAAAGCTCATGCTCAATTCGACTTACCAACACGTCCGACCACCATGTTGCATTTAAG GTTAAAACTACATCCCCCAAGAAATACTGTGTGCGACCAAATGTAGGTGTTATCTTGCCAAAATCAGCTTGTGAATTTTCAG TTACAATGCAAGCTCAAAAGACAGCTCTGCCTGACATGGATTGCAGAGATAAGTTCTTAATCCAAAGCACAATTGTTTCCTCTGGGACAACTGACGCAAATATTACAGCTAGCATG TTTGCTAAAGATGAGGGCAAATACGTTGAAGAGAAAAAGCTAAGAGTAATCCTTTTCAGCCCACCTGATTCGCCAATACTGTCACCAATCAAGGTAGACTTGAAGCAAGGGCAGGGCAATGAAGCTTCAATACTAAATGATCAAGTATTCGGTGGAGTAGAAACCCTCCCTCAACACAAAATG GTTACAAAGGATGTGAAGTTCAGAGTTGTCAATAGTGAGGAGTCAAAGCCATCAAAGGATACTGAGGTGAAACCAGCCAAGCATGTGGAATTGAAACTAAGAAAAGAAGAGGAGTTGAAACCAGCAAAGGCTGTGGAATTGAAATTACCAAAATATGAGGAGGTAAAAGCAATAAAGGATGTGGAGTCAAGGCCAACATATGCTACGGACGTGGAACCAGCCAGAGATGTGGTGGAATTGGAACCAGCAAAAGATATGGAGTTGAAACCTGCAAAGAATGTGGAGTTGAAACCATCAGAGGATTTGCTTTTGAAACTAGCAAAAGAGCAGGAGGCTGATAAAGCACAGGTTGTGGAAAATTTGAAGTTAGTTAAAGATATTGAGGAGATGAAATCAAAGCTACTTGAACTTGAACTAAAGCTGAGCCAG GCTGAAGTTACTATCTCAAAGCTAACAGAGGAGAGGAGTTCAAGCATCCAAGAGATAAAAGATTTGCAGAAGCAATTA GGGCATTTGAGTAAAGGTGGTGTGCAACGAGTTGAGTTCCCTCTCCTATTTGGTTGCACGGTGGCACTTTTTAGTGTTCTCCTTGTTACAGCTATAGCTGTTAAAAGTTTGTGCATGAAGGTAGTATCATCCCTCTGA